One region of Hymenobacter sediminicola genomic DNA includes:
- a CDS encoding DUF3857 domain-containing transglutaminase family protein, protein MKANKWSGGALALLLWIGFTLPLAYAQQPTQLVAEMQAKFPGEKAVYLDYRTDLTLEAKGDSVVVLARHHQDMLHLDAQSVAYVNDKVFNSHFSRLQKLDARTMVPSGNSYKTVKVTDYKEKFELQSGIFYDDTRSTTWTFPAVAPGARTVTDYTVRHPDPRFLNPFYFGSYVPVRHAELTITAPRNIKISHRLFHTEGLNINFSKQEKGNTVTYRWTSDNLPSPPRDSDGPEAAYYLPHLVYFVEEVPSADGQARKVLAGVPELYNLYSGFVSKLDPQESPALRRVVDSLVVSAKTEQDRVQRVYYWVQDNIRYVAFENGMGGFIPRDAGAVYAKRYGDCKDMANLTREMLRMAGVKSYLTWIGTRDLPYRYSELATPGVDNHMITTYEASPGKYVFLDATNKYMPFGMPSAFIQGKEALMAIDGKNCKVVDVPIMSQDRSPVSDVSALTLDDKGGLRGKGSLKLAGYPKVMQSYALDGLDQTEETKYIKALLERGNNKFFVDKYSVSHLDARDQPLTIDYEYRLQDYVQKLDDEIYVNLNLEQPYAHDRIDAEKRRLPRVNEYAHQNHTRTELEIPAGYDVEYLPPVAEMTDPVFGFKVKYERQGNKIVQDKQVYINYLLLQPKQFAQWNAVVDKLNAAYRETVILKRKKA, encoded by the coding sequence TTTCCGGGCGAAAAAGCCGTGTACCTCGACTACCGCACCGACCTCACGCTGGAAGCCAAAGGCGACTCGGTAGTGGTGCTGGCCCGTCACCACCAGGACATGCTGCACCTCGATGCGCAATCGGTGGCGTACGTCAATGACAAGGTGTTCAACTCGCACTTCAGCCGCCTGCAGAAGCTGGATGCCCGCACCATGGTGCCCAGCGGCAACAGCTACAAAACCGTGAAGGTGACCGACTACAAGGAGAAGTTCGAGCTGCAGTCGGGCATTTTCTACGATGATACGCGTTCCACTACTTGGACCTTTCCAGCCGTAGCGCCCGGCGCCCGCACCGTCACGGATTACACCGTGCGCCACCCCGATCCGCGCTTCCTCAACCCGTTCTACTTCGGGTCTTACGTGCCCGTGCGCCACGCCGAGCTGACCATCACGGCCCCGCGCAATATCAAAATCAGCCACCGCCTATTCCACACCGAAGGGCTCAATATCAACTTCAGTAAGCAGGAAAAAGGCAACACCGTCACCTACCGCTGGACCTCCGACAACCTGCCCAGCCCCCCGCGCGACTCCGACGGCCCCGAGGCCGCCTACTACCTGCCGCACCTCGTGTATTTTGTGGAGGAAGTGCCTTCTGCTGATGGGCAGGCCCGCAAAGTGCTGGCCGGTGTGCCGGAACTCTACAACCTGTATTCCGGCTTTGTGAGCAAGCTCGACCCGCAGGAAAGCCCCGCCCTACGCCGCGTGGTAGACTCTTTGGTGGTGAGCGCCAAAACTGAGCAGGACCGGGTGCAGCGCGTGTACTACTGGGTGCAGGACAACATCCGCTACGTGGCCTTCGAAAACGGCATGGGCGGCTTTATTCCGCGCGACGCCGGGGCCGTGTACGCCAAGCGCTACGGCGACTGCAAGGATATGGCCAACCTCACCCGCGAGATGCTGCGCATGGCCGGCGTGAAATCCTACCTCACCTGGATTGGCACCCGCGACCTGCCCTACCGCTACTCCGAGCTGGCCACGCCCGGCGTCGATAATCACATGATTACAACCTACGAGGCCAGCCCTGGCAAGTACGTTTTCCTCGACGCCACCAACAAATACATGCCGTTTGGCATGCCCTCGGCCTTTATTCAGGGCAAAGAGGCCTTGATGGCTATTGACGGCAAAAACTGCAAAGTGGTGGATGTACCCATCATGAGCCAGGACCGCAGCCCCGTGTCCGACGTGTCGGCGCTGACGCTGGACGACAAGGGCGGGCTGCGCGGCAAAGGCAGCCTCAAGCTGGCCGGCTACCCTAAGGTCATGCAGAGCTACGCCCTTGACGGCCTCGACCAGACCGAGGAAACTAAGTACATCAAGGCCCTGCTGGAGCGCGGCAACAACAAGTTCTTCGTCGACAAATACAGCGTCAGTCACCTTGATGCGCGGGACCAGCCGCTCACCATCGACTACGAGTACCGCTTGCAGGACTATGTGCAAAAGCTCGACGACGAAATCTACGTGAACCTGAACTTGGAGCAGCCCTACGCCCACGACCGGATTGACGCCGAAAAGCGCCGCCTGCCCCGCGTAAACGAGTACGCCCACCAGAACCACACCCGCACCGAGCTGGAAATTCCGGCCGGCTACGACGTGGAATACCTGCCGCCTGTTGCCGAAATGACCGACCCCGTGTTCGGCTTCAAGGTGAAGTATGAGCGCCAGGGCAACAAAATCGTGCAGGACAAGCAGGTCTACATCAACTACCTGCTGCTCCAGCCCAAGCAGTTCGCACAGTGGAATGCCGTGGTAGACAAGCTGAACGCCGCCTACCGCGAAACCGTGATTCTAAAGCGGAAGAAGGCCTAA
- a CDS encoding DUF3857 domain-containing protein, whose protein sequence is MTFLSAARAATAALLLATAATPVWAQQIPKTLQYATYSWDAKRTKRLPVSEEEAKQPALVLRDFTAHEYMFSEQDKAIKLYSTEHRILRVNTSDGIERFNKIYIPQDGGQLLYLKARTISPRGEVVEVNEGSIKELKDEDGGRGFKIFAVEGVEKGSEIEYLFLRERPAKFFGRDYLQSTVPTRDVSFELISPEALTFDTRVYHGPAASPDTVIAGKHHIRMKLASVPAAREETFAQSSAERMRVEYKLAYTAQRGRTRLFTWADASQYLHGTIYTLAKDETKAADKVLRDAKLPASGDLASRVQALENYLKTSFNITEGGETNLSRIAATKNASELGMTRLFVALLRRLNIEHELVVTTDRSDVVFDDTFDTWNYLDNYALYFPETKQLLAPARPDFRYGMVPPGWTANKGLFIRTVKLGSTESAVGVVRDVPTLAAEQSPNDLDIKVKFAPELDKAFVDIRQVLGGYHAQAIQPFYSLIPEEKRTEVMQSLVKGNVPDATFKSVKVTNGEAGLSPLSKPFLVDASVESAALLNKAGQRYLFKIGDLLGQQSELYQAEARQYDVENDFNRRYNRVITLELPAGYQVRNLQDLNADVKAGSDAKDPLYYFNSKYAVQGQTVTVTITEAYRQIRWPKKDFEAFRDVVNAAANFNKVVLVLEKKS, encoded by the coding sequence ATGACTTTCCTTTCCGCCGCCCGCGCTGCCACGGCCGCGCTGCTGCTCGCCACCGCTGCTACACCCGTCTGGGCCCAGCAGATACCCAAAACGCTGCAATACGCCACCTACAGCTGGGACGCCAAGCGCACCAAGCGCCTGCCCGTCTCGGAAGAGGAGGCCAAACAGCCCGCCCTGGTGCTGCGCGACTTCACGGCCCACGAGTACATGTTCAGTGAGCAGGACAAGGCCATCAAGCTCTATTCCACCGAGCACCGCATTCTACGCGTCAATACCTCCGACGGCATCGAGCGGTTCAACAAAATCTATATCCCGCAGGACGGCGGCCAGCTGCTCTACCTGAAGGCCCGCACCATCAGCCCGCGCGGCGAAGTGGTAGAGGTGAACGAAGGCAGCATCAAGGAACTGAAGGATGAAGACGGTGGCCGCGGCTTCAAAATTTTCGCGGTGGAGGGCGTGGAGAAAGGCTCCGAAATTGAGTATTTGTTTCTGCGCGAGCGGCCAGCCAAGTTCTTCGGCCGCGACTACCTGCAGAGCACCGTTCCTACCCGCGACGTGTCGTTTGAGCTGATTTCGCCCGAGGCCCTCACCTTCGATACGCGTGTGTATCATGGCCCCGCCGCCTCGCCCGATACAGTTATTGCCGGCAAGCACCATATCAGAATGAAGCTGGCCAGCGTGCCTGCCGCCCGCGAGGAGACTTTCGCGCAGAGCAGCGCCGAGCGGATGCGCGTGGAATACAAGCTGGCCTACACCGCCCAGCGCGGCCGCACCCGCCTATTCACGTGGGCCGATGCCAGCCAGTATCTGCACGGCACCATCTACACCCTGGCCAAAGACGAAACCAAGGCCGCCGACAAAGTCCTGCGCGACGCCAAGCTGCCCGCCAGTGGCGACTTAGCCAGCCGAGTTCAGGCCCTGGAAAACTACCTCAAAACTAGCTTCAACATAACCGAAGGCGGCGAGACCAATCTGAGCCGGATTGCGGCCACCAAAAACGCCTCCGAGCTGGGCATGACCCGCCTGTTTGTGGCCCTGCTGCGCCGCCTGAACATCGAGCACGAGCTGGTAGTTACCACCGACCGGAGTGACGTGGTGTTCGACGACACGTTTGACACCTGGAACTACCTTGACAACTACGCCCTCTATTTCCCGGAAACCAAGCAGCTGCTGGCTCCCGCCCGCCCCGATTTCCGCTATGGCATGGTGCCGCCCGGCTGGACGGCCAACAAAGGCCTGTTCATACGTACTGTAAAGCTGGGCTCCACTGAATCGGCGGTAGGTGTGGTGCGCGACGTCCCGACGCTAGCCGCCGAGCAGAGCCCCAACGACCTCGACATCAAGGTGAAATTTGCGCCGGAGCTGGATAAGGCTTTCGTGGATATCCGGCAGGTGCTGGGCGGCTACCATGCGCAGGCCATCCAGCCGTTCTACTCCCTGATTCCGGAGGAAAAGCGCACGGAGGTGATGCAGTCGTTGGTGAAAGGCAACGTGCCCGACGCCACCTTCAAAAGCGTGAAAGTAACCAACGGCGAGGCTGGCCTGAGCCCGCTCAGCAAGCCGTTTCTGGTAGATGCCAGCGTAGAATCGGCGGCGCTGCTCAACAAAGCCGGCCAACGTTACCTGTTCAAAATCGGAGATTTGCTGGGGCAGCAGTCGGAGCTGTACCAAGCCGAGGCGCGCCAGTACGATGTGGAAAACGACTTCAACCGCCGCTACAACCGCGTCATCACGCTGGAGCTGCCTGCCGGCTACCAGGTGCGCAACCTCCAGGACCTGAACGCCGACGTGAAAGCCGGCTCCGATGCCAAAGACCCGCTCTACTATTTCAACTCGAAGTATGCTGTGCAGGGCCAGACCGTGACGGTCACCATCACGGAAGCCTACCGCCAGATTCGCTGGCCTAAGAAGGATTTCGAGGCCTTCCGCGACGTGGTAAATGCCGCCGCTAACTTCAACAAAGTGGTGCTGGTACTGGAAAAGAAGAGCTAG
- a CDS encoding DUF4442 domain-containing protein codes for MNQPAATPAPLADTAAAAAFRRTISSPLKLRLFMLRSLPMAYLAGLRLREITPARAVITVPFKYLTQNPFRSIYFACLSMAAEMASGILAMMNIQGQGRVSMLVVGLEAEFTKKAVGLIAFTCEDGLRIAQAIADSRASGEGRTVVCTSTGVDEAGDTVAVFRITWSFRAK; via the coding sequence ATGAACCAGCCCGCCGCCACTCCCGCGCCTCTCGCCGATACCGCTGCTGCAGCGGCGTTCCGGCGCACTATTTCCAGCCCGCTGAAACTGCGCCTATTTATGCTGCGTAGCCTGCCAATGGCGTATTTGGCGGGGCTGCGGCTACGCGAAATCACACCGGCGCGGGCGGTTATCACGGTGCCGTTTAAGTATCTCACCCAGAATCCGTTTCGCAGTATCTATTTCGCCTGCCTAAGTATGGCGGCCGAAATGGCCAGCGGCATTCTGGCCATGATGAATATTCAGGGCCAGGGGCGCGTTTCGATGCTGGTGGTGGGCCTGGAAGCCGAATTCACGAAGAAAGCCGTGGGCCTGATTGCCTTTACTTGCGAAGACGGCCTCCGTATTGCGCAAGCCATTGCCGACAGCCGCGCCAGCGGCGAAGGTCGCACCGTAGTCTGCACCAGCACCGGTGTAGACGAAGCCGGCGACACGGTGGCTGTATTTCGTATCACGTGGTCGTTCCGGGCGAAGTAA